The Candidatus Nitrosopumilus sp. SW genomic sequence ATACTCCTGTTGGGGCTGCTGCAACTCCAGAACTACCTCCTTGTGCGGGACCTACAATGATCTCACCAACCATTCCTTGTTCTCTGTGACCTGGAACTGTACAGATGTAATAGTAAGTTCCTTCTTCACCAGCAACAAATTCCGAAGTTCCACTTTCACCTGCCTTTAGAGGATTAGATGCAGATGCAACTTCACTACCAGGAATAATTCCACCAAATCCTTCAGCGTCTTTAGTGACACCAAATGCGTGGAAAGATTTTCCATCATTAACTACGTTAAAAATTACTTTATCACCAACATTCATCTCAATTGTTGGGTTGGCTCCAGGTTCACCTATTAATGCATTAAATGTTAAAGACCTAAAGTCAGCTGATTCAAGAAATGAAAGATCTTGGGTGATTGTCTTTCCTGTTTGAGCAACAGGAGCAGCATGATCATCCCCACCTGCCATCATTGCAACAACTGGAGCAGGTTCTGAAATCCAATAATCCCAAAGTGAAAAGAAGATTACTCCACCTACAATACAAATTCCCAACATGATTGCCATCATCTTTCCGGTTCTGGCAGGTGTTGTTAGATAGTATTGATTCTCAGTCATTTCATTTATCTCCTAATGTGATGGGTTCTTTGCCTCAAATGGATAATAGTATTTGCCTCCAACGCCAAATGGATCCTCTGTGTTTGCAGGTTCTCCTTTTCCAGCGCTGTAAATCATGTTAACCAAAAAGACCACCATACCTACGCCAATTACCATTGCACCAACTGATGCAATTTGGTTCATTGCAATCCATTCTGGGATTGGAGGATAGTCAAAGATTCTTCTTGGCATTCCATACAATCCAAGTACGTGTTGGGTGAAGAATACCAAAATTGTTCCTATGAAAGATAGAATAAAGTGAATCTTACCCATTGTTTCATTGTACATTCTTCCTGTAACATATGGATACATGTAGTAAAGGAATCCAATTGAACCAAATGCAATGGTTCCCATGACAAATAGATGGAAGTGTCCAACTACCCAGTAAGTGTCGTGAGTTGTAAAGTCTAATGGCATAGCGGCATTTGCAACACCACCTGCACCTGCTGAGAAGAATAATGCTATTCCACCAACTGACCACATCATTGGAGTTAAGAATTTGATTCTACCATTCCACATTGTTGCAATAAAGTTGTAGACGTGCATTGCAGATGCGGGAACGGCTGCAAGAGTTCCTACCATGAATACAGTCTTTTCGGTAAAAGACATTCCAGTTGCATACATGTGATGTGCCCATGATGAGAAGCCAACAATAGATAATAGCACAAATGCAAAGATACCAGAATTGAAACTGTAGATTGGTTTTCTAGAGAATCTTGGAATAATTTCATACATCATACCAATAGCTGGAATGACAAGAACGTATACTTCGGGATGGAATGTAAACCAGAACAAGTGTGCATATGCAATTGGATCACCACCCATTGCAGGGTTAAAGAATCCAGTTACACCAAGTCTGTCAGTTAAGAGCATCAACAATGCGGCTGCAAATGTTGGAATTGCAACAAGGATGATTAATGATGATGACAAGAATGACCAAGCCAATAATGGAACTTGACCAATTGACATGTCAGGGTGTTTACATTTGAGAATTGTAACGA encodes the following:
- a CDS encoding plastocyanin/azurin family copper-binding protein produces the protein MTENQYYLTTPARTGKMMAIMLGICIVGGVIFFSLWDYWISEPAPVVAMMAGGDDHAAPVAQTGKTITQDLSFLESADFRSLTFNALIGEPGANPTIEMNVGDKVIFNVVNDGKSFHAFGVTKDAEGFGGIIPGSEVASASNPLKAGESGTSEFVAGEEGTYYYICTVPGHREQGMVGEIIVGPAQGGSSGVAAAPTGVSHDFTLDFVESDDFRTLAFNALPGEDGNNPEIRVNSGDEVTITSSNNGKSFHAFGVVANPEDFNNVIWGSEIAAASNPLKPGESGSTTFTAGAPGSYYYICTVPGHALQGMVGNFIVE
- a CDS encoding cbb3-type cytochrome c oxidase subunit I; amino-acid sequence: MVLELQKPRPIWQIMFSTHHTDVGLLYLITSLGFLFLGGALALAIRAELFLPGAQIIGDAMTFNRIFTVHGTTLIFLFIIPFASSVGNYFVPIMVRYKDMAYPKLNAIAFWMIPPAGALIWLGFADFTWYATPPYSIISAPGPAADMWIFGLKILGVSSVLGAINFIVTILKCKHPDMSIGQVPLLAWSFLSSSLIILVAIPTFAAALLMLLTDRLGVTGFFNPAMGGDPIAYAHLFWFTFHPEVYVLVIPAIGMMYEIIPRFSRKPIYSFNSGIFAFVLLSIVGFSSWAHHMYATGMSFTEKTVFMVGTLAAVPASAMHVYNFIATMWNGRIKFLTPMMWSVGGIALFFSAGAGGVANAAMPLDFTTHDTYWVVGHFHLFVMGTIAFGSIGFLYYMYPYVTGRMYNETMGKIHFILSFIGTILVFFTQHVLGLYGMPRRIFDYPPIPEWIAMNQIASVGAMVIGVGMVVFLVNMIYSAGKGEPANTEDPFGVGGKYYYPFEAKNPSH